The window AATGTGCTGGATCATATCCGGCTCGCCCATTATTCCCAGCTCAGCTACGGCCTGTTCGGTGCCTTCTTCGGTACCCCGGCCTGCCGACGGCAGGAACAAAAGGTCAAGGAGCATTGCTACCGGCTCATGGAGACCTTTGACATCAGTCAGTTTGCTGACCAGATCGTGGACAGCTTGCCCTACGGGGCCCAACGCCGGGTGGAAATGGCCCGTGCTATGGCCACCAATCCCAAAATCCTCTTTCTTGATGAACCCACTGCGGGTATGACCCCGGACGAGCTGATCCGAATGATCGAGATCATCCGACAGGTTCACCGGGAATTCGGGGTGGCTATCTTCCTTATTGAGCATCGGATGAAGTTTGTCATGGAACTCTGCGACAGTATCCAGGTCTTGGTCTTTGGCGAGGTCATCGCTCAGGGGCCACCGGAGTCCATTCAGAACGACCCCAAGGTCATTGAAGCCTATCTGGGTACGGAGGATATTCATTAATGCAGCTTGTCGTTGAAAATCTTACTGTTTCCTATGGCAATATTCGGGCCCTGCACGGAGTCAGCTTTTCTGTGGAGCAGGGCGAGATCGTAACCATCATCGGGGCCAACGGGGCAGGTAAGAGCACCACCCTACGGGCCATCTCCCGGATGATCCCGGCAGAACCGGGCTCCAAGATAGACTTTATGGGGCATAACATCCTCACGTATCCGACTGATAAGGTGGTGTCTCAGCTCG is drawn from Candidatus Electrothrix aestuarii and contains these coding sequences:
- a CDS encoding ABC transporter ATP-binding protein — its product is MPSLLEVQNMTHYFGGLRAVHGFNLHIDPGQIHGLIGPNGAGKTTVFNLITGVHIPTEGTLALAGENIRGKEPHRIASMGIGRTFQNLLLWRHLNVLDHIRLAHYSQLSYGLFGAFFGTPACRRQEQKVKEHCYRLMETFDISQFADQIVDSLPYGAQRRVEMARAMATNPKILFLDEPTAGMTPDELIRMIEIIRQVHREFGVAIFLIEHRMKFVMELCDSIQVLVFGEVIAQGPPESIQNDPKVIEAYLGTEDIH